A region of Verrucomicrobiota bacterium DNA encodes the following proteins:
- a CDS encoding DUF3127 domain-containing protein encodes MKLKIPIETKPPLGIEHKKSEFSPAYALLLGTGFFVDVMAYELSGTVKEIFDEQRFDSGFNKRAFVVTSEADKFLQDIQFECLKERVEFVEKFSIGDKVNVSFDVNGREWNGKYFVNLVAWKIDSKSGSSAGSATNDDEPPLPDPDEDFDQGPPF; translated from the coding sequence AGATCCCCATTGAAACAAAACCACCTCTAGGGATTGAGCACAAAAAAAGTGAATTCTCGCCAGCATATGCTTTGCTTCTTGGAACGGGGTTCTTTGTTGATGTTATGGCTTACGAATTATCAGGAACCGTAAAAGAAATCTTCGACGAGCAAAGGTTCGATAGTGGCTTCAACAAGCGCGCATTCGTTGTTACAAGCGAAGCCGATAAATTCCTGCAGGACATTCAATTCGAATGCCTTAAGGAAAGGGTCGAATTCGTAGAAAAATTTTCGATAGGCGATAAAGTGAACGTCAGCTTCGATGTCAACGGTCGCGAATGGAATGGAAAATATTTCGTCAATCTGGTGGCATGGAAAATCGACAGCAAAAGCGGAAGCAGCGCAGGCAGTGCAACCAACGACGATGAGCCACCTCTCCCTGATCCCGACGAAGACTTTGATCAAGGTCCTCCGTTTTAA